AAAAAAGCAAAACTTGCGTGGGTATCCAACTATCCATACATTAGCTTCTACTACAATCTGAAGCAAGACTTCAATGTGCTATCTTTAGTCATCTTTCTCTTCTCTGCTCGTGTTAATTCAGCCTCAAAAAGTCACGATAAGCAAAACTCACACCTTTCAGGCTTTGCCTCCAAATAAAAGGGCGCTgaaagactctctctctctcccgtacCTTCTCATgccaaaaatagagaagaaaccGACTTAGCTTGGCATTAGAGCGCCGAGGTAAGAAGAAGCTCAACCACGTCATCTTGTGACGGAACTCATGGTCACGGTAAATACCAAAGAAACTGAACCCTCTTCTGgcctagtttttatttttctcatcctATTTCACAATCCTTCCGAGAATTTCAACAGAGCAACCGACATTGACGGCCGTGGATGCTCTTTAGCCTCGTgatctctttcctccttttcctcGCCTCTGCTGCCGCAACCGCATCAGCTAGCTTCTTTCTGGTGTATGCATCCAATTGTTGATGATTCTCTTTCCTGACAAAAGATGCGTCACTAACACTCGAGGAAATTACTTCACATTTAGGAGCGGCAAGGTCCTCACTTATTCCATTCTCATGTTTGACACAAGATCCAGTCCCGATGGAACTTGGGAGCGCAGGTGTAGGAGTCACTTCTTCATGCAGGTCACCCCCATCCGATGGAGACTCGACTGGGATTTCATTAAGATCATTCTTTATTCTGCATCTGGTGGGGCTAGAAGCTTCTGACTTGACCACGATAGGCACATGGGAATTGCTATCCTCGGTCTGTGTGACAGTTCTGGAAGAATTATCGCTGACTTGGTTTGTTGTggagtcttcatcttctttatcTCTGGGGCAACAAGAAGCCTCCTGGTGCTGCACACTTCCTGGATCGGGAACAGTGAAGAACCACGGACATGGGAATATATACAAAGGAGGCCTTGGTATAGACTCGTTTGTCAAGGTTTCTTGTTCATGAAATGTATTGAGCTTGCAAAACGCTGGCACTGTTGCACTTGGTGAGACACCAGGAGTACCAAGAGGACCCTCTTGTGATTGGCCCGTGTTTGTTGATTGAAACACTGGAGGCCAGAAAAGTGGTGCAAATGGACTCCTATACCACAGCAACGGGCAATTTACCTGTGGAGTAGACATCTGAGCAGGTGCTTGCCTTCGCTCAGCTGGTGGTGTAACCTCTTCCTCCAGCGTCATTGACTTTGCCATCTGCCAAATCAGGAGATGTCATCCACAGAAAAATATTTGGCATCTTACCTACAATTTTAAAATCAGCTATACATACCTGTGCTTTAAGCTGCTTATTTGTAGTCTCCAGTAACTGATACTCTCTCAAAGCTGACTCCTTTCCCTGCTCCAAGGATATGAGCattaaagaaaaagttcatGGTTCTCAACAGCATTTCACATGTGTCAGACGGAAGAGAAAAGATTGGGAGTTTAAACTAGAGCTTCGGTCCATGAAATTAACACAAAACTCGATATTCATTCTAAAATGCACAGTCACCTACAATTACAGGAAAGAAAAGGCTTGCTTACTTTCTTTAGcttctcattttcttgagtAAGCTCAGCAGCTCTCCTGGTCAGTTCTTCGCATAAAGCCTGCAGAAATTAATTCTCCACTTAACgggaaaacaaaattaacaGCAACATATAAGGTTAACCCGATTAAAGGGAACAGCTTATTGAGCATTGACATTAGCATTAACAAGAAGTAATTCATTATTAAGGAATTCAGTGGCACAGCCTATAACAGGGGAATTAAACATACTAATGATTTGACAACCTTGATCAAGACTTGATAAAAAGGAGACCTAGAAAATCTCCCTAGGAAGAATACCAACCAACATATTGCAAAATGGCCTGGAATCGCTATCtatgagaaaagaaagatatccGATCAACTCTCAAAATGTATAAAATCTGTCACATACAATCAGAGAGCTTGTTAAATAACACATACAGCCCAAGCAACGCTGATTGTTTGCCATCCATATGTGTACCAAAAAACCATACACTCCTTCTCGTCCACATACCAAATTGTTTCATATTCAGAATGGGAGAATTTATAGGTATGCAAGCATCTGAAGGGTAAGGAGGTGGCTAGATTCTGATGTAGCTGAGGTATTTTGGGTCCTTGCAGATGTTTCTCAATCACGCAGAACcctttttattgttaaattatacTTGCCAAAGTGTTGCCACAATCATAAACCAATATTtgcttcatttttcaaatt
The sequence above is drawn from the Eucalyptus grandis isolate ANBG69807.140 chromosome 11, ASM1654582v1, whole genome shotgun sequence genome and encodes:
- the LOC104425657 gene encoding transmembrane protein 131 isoform X1, producing MAALPTDAEPAASAAADRMVKIEMEAAEALAGLAHFTSRRSAGGSGGKWGRGARRMTKRAKSESPPAPQPQPQPQRRTPSRSALEPGPACGSAARRADPPEESLCEQQLENMSVNVVAEQVKAEEDTDLLNGGSNMCSTSYLSLGVSRSRQNLNEAEKEEKRLRRVLANRESARRTIRRRQALCEELTRRAAELTQENEKLKKGKESALREYQLLETTNKQLKAQMAKSMTLEEEVTPPAERRQAPAQMSTPQVNCPLLWYRSPFAPLFWPPVFQSTNTGQSQEGPLGTPGVSPSATVPAFCKLNTFHEQETLTNESIPRPPLYIFPCPWFFTVPDPGSVQHQEASCCPRDKEDEDSTTNQVSDNSSRTVTQTEDSNSHVPIVVKSEASSPTRCRIKNDLNEIPVESPSDGGDLHEEVTPTPALPSSIGTGSCVKHENGISEDLAAPKCEVISSSVSDASFVRKENHQQLDAYTRKKLADAVAAAEARKRRKEITRLKSIHGRQCRLLC
- the LOC104425657 gene encoding transmembrane protein 131 isoform X2, encoding MAALPTDAEPAASAAADRMVKIEMEAAEALAGLAHFTSRRSAGGSGGKWGRGARRMTKRAKSESPPAPQPQPQPQRRTPSRSALEPGPACGSAARRADPPEESLCEQQLENMSVNVVAEQVKAEEDTDLLNGGSNMCSTSYLSLGVSRSRQNLNEAEKEEKRLRRVLANRESARRTIRRRQALCEELTRRAAELTQENEKLKKGKESALREYQLLETTNKQLKAQMAKSMTLEEEVTPPAERRQAPAQMSTPQVNCPLLWYRSPFAPLFWPPVFQSTNTGQSQEGPLGTPGVSPSATVPAFCKLNTFHEQETLTNESIPRPPLYIFPCPWFFTVPDPGSVQHQEASCCPRDKEDEDSTTNQVSDNSSRTVTQTEDSNSHVPIVVKSEASSPTRCRIKNDLNEIPVESPSDGGDLHEEVTPTPALPSSIGTGSCVKHENGIRKRIINNWMHTPERS